A window of the Zeugodacus cucurbitae isolate PBARC_wt_2022May chromosome 4, idZeuCucr1.2, whole genome shotgun sequence genome harbors these coding sequences:
- the LOC105215563 gene encoding enhancer of split malpha protein gives MSSANNNNNMSMQYDCNNNSHKQNNSYIAATNQSLMPHTGLQHTSLLQHWSTIQQKSKVSPSRRIKNLLKPLLGRVFKSRTKSQQKRNSYVAASPNGERDADFEWLANEMDNRANEDLEQRLVEEMQMCEEGAAIVVYNADGTHRLQTVEKDEFYVPVHFARTNAGTFFWTSLQRQTIEPYNIQWNFMDRWAQA, from the coding sequence ATGTcttcagccaacaacaacaacaacatgtcaaTGCAATatgactgcaacaacaacagccataaGCAAAATAACAGTTACATTGCCGCCACAAATCAATCATTGATGCCGCACACAGGCTTACAACACACCTCACTCCTACAACACTGGTCCACCATACAACAAAAGTCCAAAGTATCACCCTCACGCCGCATTAAGAACCTGCTGAAGCCACTATTGGGACGCGTCTTCAAGTCGCGTACGAAGAGTCAACAGAAACGCAATTCTTACGTCGCCGCCTCACCTAATGGCGAACGCGATGCTGATTTCGAGTGGCTCGCCAACGAGATGGACAATCGCGCCAATGAAGATCTCGAGCAGCGACTCGTGGAGGAGATGCAAATGTGCGAGGAAGGCGCTGCTATCGTAGTCTACAATGCGGACGGCACACATCGCCTGCAAACAGTGGAGAAGGATGAATTCTATGTGCCTGTGCATTTTGCACGCACCAATGCCGGCACCTTCTTCTGGACCTCACTGCAACGTCAGACCATTGAACCCTACAATATTCAGTGGAACTTTATGGATCGTTGGGCGCAAGcataa